The following are encoded in a window of Salmo trutta chromosome 9, fSalTru1.1, whole genome shotgun sequence genomic DNA:
- the LOC115200550 gene encoding uncharacterized protein LOC115200550 isoform X4, with the protein METSCFSDIDNESASIVGDSEGEEEKNLYLDRLMLADLLDSPYSHHFSTPHTINGCTDGFSPQIAMLTCRRLDGLDQVRLTPEKIQSPFLSRSSGIPDDEKGMDSIIAQGHDGEDSEGMIEEEPSEGSVSESPSQHAGSGTSTRRLKRAATVAKTQKEIGTEPKRQTRLTDRQTQGSRQTRPMEEIRPTRQNRGTRQNDNQAQENKQETRQTDSQKQVTSGPTRQTDSQKQVTSGPTRQTDSQKQVTSGPTRQTDSQKQVTSGPTRQTDSQKQENGGVNHGQSQSRRGITRLNVLHRKNRYGETLLHIAAMQGDTQWIRDMLLLSPDINMADNAGWTPLHEAVSHGHYEITKYLIQAGALVNCTGDNGTTPLLDAVEQEDLQIAELLLRHGADPLLKNNDGQTAYSNTTEPCLIKLMEKNIPNNKRKALAVPTKRPADSSQLSPSRSGTGRKLRRLPVQADQTSTDQERYHQRRTTTRSETSNTDQQRDTTTRSETSNTDQRRTTTRSETSNTDQQRDTTTRSETSNTDQQRRTPTRSETCNTDQRRATTRSETSNTDQQRHATTRSETSNTDQQRRTPTRSETCNKDQQRHATTRPETCNTDQQRHATTRSETSNTDQQRRTTTRSETCNTDQQRHATTRSETCNTDQQRHATTRSETSNTDQQRRTTTRSETSNTDQQRRTTTRSETCNTDQQRHATTRSETSNTDQQRCTTTRSETCNTDQQRLTPTRSETSNTDQQRLASTRSETSNTDQQRHATTRSETSNTDQQRCTTTRSETCNTDQQRLTPTRSETSNTDQQRRASTRSETSNTDQQRLTPTRSETCNTDQQRHATTRSETSNTDQQRRTTTRSETCNTDQQRHATTRSETSNTDQQRCTTTRSETCNTDQQRLTPKRSETSNTDQQRLASTRSETSNTDQQRRTTTRSETSNTDQYRRTTTRPETSNTDQQRDTPTRSETSNTEQQRDTTTSTKVAGVLGEKEEPHGDGSTGPNRPLPSVQDGTRSTAPAMKRNLEEQAEEEDSRPNHAILSDTSTPRKVIKRITTKRKDIFDLLLQSNPFDLDSVLLAAQTGNGQATTGSLHDSVDSVVLRSQSAGFLLETADFKGKEEGKEWNTEKQEITKSSEELTLAQDGNLSQHTDHCQSQREEITLDRNLSQHTDHCQREEITLDRNLSQHTDHCQREEITLDRNLSQHTDHCQREEITLDRNLSQHTDHCQSQREKTTLDRNLCQREEITLDRNLSQHTDHCQSQREEITLDRNLSQHTDHCQREEITLDRNLSQYTDHCQREEITLDRNLSQYTDHCQREEITLDRNLSQHTDHCQSQREEITLDRNLSQHTDHGQSQREEITLDMNLSQHTDHCQREEITIDRNLCQHTDHCQREETTLDRNLCQREETTLGRNLSQHTDQSQREEITLDRNLSQHTDHCQSQREEITLDRNLCQHTDHCQSQREEITLDRNLSQHTDHCQREEITLDMNLSQYTDHCQREEITLDRNLSQHTDHCQSQREEITLDRNLSQHTDHCQSQREEITPDRNLSQHTDHCQREEITLDMNISQHTDHCQSQREEITLDRNLSQHTDHCQREITLDRNLCQHTDHCQSQREEITLDRNLSQHTDHCQREELTLIQEGHLSQYTDYTYEAGFNLGEYFNFNPTTSADGYQHNNTTWAEETSQNPDQNTCPEALVRLAGLDATRNSISTDKSKVTLTHRPARPEIDPMDNTRSAVEVDLSLMDQDDTCCTLIDNVLLVEHLSLSKAPVPLETTDAVNACVAGTSSPYIDDQCKLDNGLLSKEDLEEQCSVSLLPPHSDVTTTIHLDVTRQASIVDEKQTQPVEAPSAMKDDNDEYLGSCNTSSPSLLVAEELHGTVGISECAETNIDTLFMQRASQIPKASPIGSDVGLQANLLKCTGLHLQLIGDRLERETTAAVTGRDGERCHIDGGHREGGSVTHRESRDPDASSTDKTLYSDNKDNGADSFVDSDCTVVSELDQAETKNNDLGQVEKEEVAKAHVQLDSEATIVSIQDQVREVENQTPGAEVETLDTLIDYSEACEINGNGYTTTVMEDSTSLLPALDSCQAKDGVKEDEPEMNTMQSDTGSAKRHNSCSQHKRKAKSSRARPGKRQAKLLLKPKPKPNPWASQNISTSYTTGGADTSSSSVGPMPDTKIPLRNLHKRNGMGESHLHLACKKGDLALVRGLLEAGLNVNQIDHAGWTALHEASAAGSEAVVKELLQAGADVTSRGLEGLAPLHDAAASGHYKVAQLLLQYGANPRDKNALGQTAVDLACHDDIKQLLSTFPGPFVQRSSAPSERPSERCGVSRSGSEGRSRRKPVVPARLCCEGDWERHKARHTGVRDTDRDGQPGDGEPDRQPGDIQPRQKDSTTETLYPSEAITTALEDVERKQEEMSTWKLNKSEDADKLTMALSEIQSVLNVVLEKQQAEKDYLTKKYRIASDSFRQGVLRGQLTSLASRQKRLLGILQKQSDFKLQLRTRRGPTLTQHPKTQHSQAGRDQNISPLSTTTSSHAPSERSLAGSQEGSHASHLFSSTGSHDNRDKQEGSSQTSQVAPPRTQPPTRSAIMETLPWIATTPTPQHTTRYFLVPMPVAPPSSSLAPPTSTTQISKDIPTQHRDDNNNKNNTTFPSQQGNRNSKPQHGNMPDMGSKVLQQGPASDGEENRKLIRLIKRGIITPGEDVLQLMWRGCVHQASLLLEGWIRDSVTGKEFQAPELWVAAILGNNIPVSSAYAWDKVTYRDRSLSGYLLGVVDVTAPAASQKPAESTHRDGSSAQPQDVPSAGAPLSESSAVLRNIMQIKSIRLIGDEEFVPHHIMDRYWDSLTQTHTDDWLF; encoded by the exons ATGGAGACAAGTTGTTTCTCTGATATTGACAATGAGTCGGCGTCAATTGTTGGTGATTctgaaggagaagaagaaaaaaatctttaCCTGGACAG ATTGATGCTTGCAGATTTGCTAGACTCGCCATACTCACATCATTTCTCCACACCACACACCATCAATGGCTGTACAGACG GGTTTTCTCCTCAGATAGCGATGTTGACTTGTAGACGTTTGGATGGCTTGGACCAAGTGCGCCTCACACCTGAAAAG ATCCAATCCCCATTTTTGTCAAG GAGTTCTGGAATTCCAGATGACGAGAAGGGAATGGACAGTATTATCGCTCAAGGACatgatggag AAGACAGTGAGGGGATGATAGAAGAGGAACCCTCTGAGGGGTCAGTGTCAGAGAGTCCCTCACAGCACGCTGGGAGTGGTACCTCTACCAGACGTTTGAAGAGAGCAGCGACGGTAGCTAAGACACAG AAGGAGATAGGTACAGAGCCCAAGAGACAGACCaggctgactgacagacagacacaggggagtagacagaccagaccaatggAAGAAATCAGACCAACCAGGCAGAACAGAGGGACCAGACAGAATGACAACCAGGCACAGGAGAACAAACAG GAGACCAGGCAGACTGACAGCCAGAAGCAGGTGACCAGCGGACCGACCAGGCAGACTGACAGCCAGAAGCAGGTGACCAGCGGACCGACCAGGCAGACTGACAGCCAGAAGCAGGTGACCAGCGGACCAACCAGGCAGACTGACAGCCAGAAGCAGGTGACCAGCGGACCGACCAGGCAGACTGACAGCCAGAAGCAGGAAAATGGAG GTGTGAACCATGGTCAATCCCAGAGCAGGCGGGGCATCACCCGTCTGAATGTCCTCCACCGGAAGAACCGTTACGGGGAGACTCTACTCCACATTGCAGCCATGCAAGGAGACACCCAGTGGATCAGAGACATGCTGTTGCTGAGCCCCGACATCAACATGGCCGACAACGCAG GTTGGACTCCTCTTCACGAGGCAGTGTCCCACGGTCACTATGAGATCACTAAGTACCTGATCCAGGCAGGAGCTCTGGTCAACTGTACTGGAGACAATGGAACCACACCTCTACTTGATGCTGTAGAGCAGGAAGACCTGCAG ATAGCAGAGTTGCTGTTGAGGCACGGGGCAGACCCTCTACTGAAGAACAATGACGGACAGACAGCCTATAGCAACACCACAGAACCCTGTCTGATTAAACTCATGGAGAAAAACATCCCCAATAACAAGAGAAAGGCACTAGCAG TACCAACTAAACGACCTGCAGACTCGTCCCAACTCAGCCCGTCCCGAAGTGGAACAGGGAGGAAGCTCAGGAGGTTACCAGTTCAGGCAGACCAGACCAGCACTGACCAGGAGAGATATCACCAGAGACGCACAACAACCAGGTCTGAAACCAGCAACACTGACCAGCAGAGAGACACAACAACCAGGTCTGAAACCAGCAACACTGACCAGAGACGCACAACAACCAGGTCTGAAACCAGCAACACTGACCAGCAGAGAGACACAACAACCAGGTCTGAAACCAGCAACACTGACCAGCAGAGACGCACACCAACCAGGTCTGAAACCTGCAACACTGACCAGAGACGCGCAACAACCAGGTCTGAAACCAGCAACACTGACCAGCAGAGACACGCAACAACCAGGTCTGAAACCAGCAACACTGACCAGCAGAGACGCACACCAACCAGGTCTGAAACCTGCAACAAAGACCAGCAGAGACACGCAACAACCAGGCCTGAAACCTGCAACACAGACCAGCAGAGACACGCAACAACCAGGTCTGAAACCAGCAACACTGACCAGCAGAGACGCACAACAACCAGGTCTGAAACCTGCAACACAGACCAGCAGAGACACGCAACAACCAGGTCTGAAACCTGCAACACAGACCAGCAGAGACACGCAACAACCAGGTCTGAAACCAGCAACACTGACCAGCAGAGACGCACAACAACCAGGTCTGAAACCAGCAACACTGACCAGCAGAGACGCACAACAACCAGGTCTGAAACCTGCAACACTGACCAGCAGAGACACGCAACAACCAGGTCTGAAACCAGCAACACTGACCAGCAGAGATGCACAACAACCAGGTCTGAAACCTGCAACACTGACCAGCAGAGACTCACACCAACCAGGTCTGAAACCAGCAACACTGACCAGCAGAGACTCGCATCAACCAGGTCTGAAACCAGCAACACTGACCAGCAGAGACACGCAACAACCAGGTCTGAAACCAGCAACACTGACCAGCAGAGATGCACAACAACCAGGTCTGAAACCTGCAACACTGACCAGCAGAGACTCACACCAACCAGGTCTGAAACCAGCAACACTGACCAGCAGAGACGCGCATCAACCAGGTCTGAAACCAGCAACACTGACCAGCAGAGACTCACACCAACCAGGTCTGAAACCTGCAACACAGACCAGCAGAGACACGCAACAACCAGGTCTGAAAC CAGCAACACTGACCAGCAGAGACGCACAACAACCAGGTCTGAAACCTGCAACACTGACCAGCAGAGACACGCAACAACCAGGTCTGAAACCAGCAACACTGACCAGCAGAGATGCACAACAACCAGGTCTGAAACCTGCAACACTGACCAGCAGAGACTCACACCAAAGAGGTCTGAAACCAGCAACACTGACCAGCAGAGACTCGCATCAACCAGGTCTGAAACCAGCAACACTGACCAGCAGAGACGCACAACAACCAGGTCTGAAACCAGCAACACTGACCAGTATAGACGCACAACAACCAGGCCTGAAACCAGCAACACTGACCAGCAGAGAGACACACCAACCAGGTCTGAAACCAGCAACACTGAGCAGCAGAGAGACACAACAACCTCTACTAAAG TTGCAGGGGTcttgggagagaaagaggagcctCATGGTGATGGCTCTACTGGTCCAAACCGTCCACTACCTTCTGTCCAGGATGGGACGCGGTCTACAGCACCAGCTATGAAGAGGAACCTGGAGGAACAGGCAGAGGAAGAAGACTCAAGGCCTAATCACGCCATTTTATCAGACACATCCACACCTAGAAAAGTCATTAAACGCATCACCACCAAACGGAAGGATATCTTTGATTTGCTCCTGCAGAGCAACCCGTTTGACCTGGACAGTGTTCTATTGGCGGCCCAGACAGGAAATGGTCAGGCGACAACAGGAAGTCTTCATGACTCTGTTGATTCGGTTGTGTTGAGAAGTCAAAGCGCAGGTTTCCTGCTGGAGACAGCAGATTTCAAAGGaaaagaggaaggaaaggaaTGGAACACAGAAAAGCAGGAAATTACAAAATCCTCAGAGGAGCTAACTCTAGCTCAAGATGGGAATCTCTCCCAGCATACTGACCACTgtcagagccagagagaggagataacTCTAGATAGGAATCTCTCCCAGCATACTGACCACTGCCAGAGAGAGGAGATCACTCTAGATAGGAATCTCTCCCAGCATACTGACCACTGCCAGAGAGAGGAGATCACTCTAGATAGGAATCTCTCCCAGCATACTGACCACTGCCAGAGAGAGGAGATCACTCTAGATAGGAATCTCTCCCAGCATACTGACCACtgccagagccagagagagaagacTACTCTAGACAGGAATCTCTGCCAGAGAGAGGAGATCACTCTAGACAGGAATCTCTCCCAGCATACTGACCACTgtcagagccagagagaggagataacTCTAGATAGGAATCTCTCCCAGCATACTGACCACTGCCAGAGAGAGGAGATCACTCTAGATAGGAATCTCTCCCAGTATACTGACCACTGCCAGAGAGAGGAGATCACTCTAGATAGGAATCTCTCCCAGTATACTGACCACTGCCAGAGAGAGGAGATCACTCTAGATAGGAATCTCTCCCAGCATACTGACCACtgccagagccagagagaggagaTCACTCTAGATAGGAATCTCTCCCAGCATACTGACCACggccagagccagagagaggagaTCACTCTAGATATGAATCTCTCCCAGCATACTGACCATTGCCAGAGAGAGGAGATCACTATAGATAGGAATCTCTGCCAGCATACTGACCACTgccagagagaggagactactctAGACAGGAATCTCTgccagagagaggagactactctAGGCAGGAATCTCTCCCAGCATACTgaccagagccagagagaggagaTCACTCTAGATAGGAATCTCTCCCAGCATACTGACCATTgtcagagccagagagaggagaTTACTCTAGACAGGAATCTCTGCCAGCATACTGACCATTgtcagagccagagagaggagaTCACTCTAGATAGGAATCTCTCCCAGCATACTGACCACTGCCAGAGAGAGGAGATCACTCTAGATATGAATCTCTCCCAGTATACTGACCACTGCCAGAGAGAGGAGATCACTCTAGATAGGAATCTCTCCCAGCATACTGACCACtgccagagccagagagaggagaTCACTCTAGACAGGAATCTCTCCCAGCATACTGACCACtgccagagccagagagaggagaTCACTCCAGACAGGAATCTCTCCCAGCATACTGACCACTGCCAGAGAGAGGAGATCACTCTAGATATGAATATCTCCCAGCATACTGACCATTgtcagagccagagagaggagaTCACTCTAGATAGGAATCTCTCCCAGCATACTGACCACTGCCAGAGAGAGATCACTCTAGATAGGAATCTCTGCCAGCATACTGACCATTgtcagagccagagagaggagaTCACTCTAGATAGGAATCTCTCCCAGCATACTGACCATTGCCAGAGAGAGGAGCTAACTCTAATTCAAGAGGGGCATCTTTCCCAGTATACTGACTACACATACGAAGCAGGGTTCAATCTAGGTGAATATTTCAATTTTAACCCAACAACGAGTGCTGACGGATACCAACACAATAACACTACCTGGGCAGAGGAAACCAGTCAAAACCCTGACCAGAATACATGTCCTGAAGCCTTAGTGCGGCTAGCTGGATTGGATGCCACAAGAAACAGCATCTCCACCGATAAGTCAAAGGTCACCCTCACCCACCGACCTGCTCGGCCAGAGATTGACCCCATGGACAACACCAGATCTGCGGTAGAGGTTGACCTTAGCCTAATGGACCAGGATGACACCTGCTGTACCCTTATAGACAACGTCTTACTTGTTGAACACCTGTCCCTGTCCAAAGCACCTGTCCCTTTGGAAACCACCGACGCTGTGAATGCCTGTGTGGCTGGGACATCATCTCCATATATTGATGATCAGTGTAAGCTAGACAATGGTCTCCTGTCCAAGGAAGACTTGGAGGAGCAGTGTAGCGTGTCTCTTCTTCCACCTCATTCAGACGTTACAACAACAATACACCTGGATGTCACAAGACAAGCTTCCATTGTTGACGAGAAGCAGACACAACCAGTAGAGGCACCATCAGCGATGAAGGATGATAATGATGAATATCTTGGCTCTTGCAACACTAGCTCACCATCTCTCCTAGTGGCTGAGGAGCTCCACGGCACTGTGGGGATATCAGAATGTGCAGAGACCAATATCGATACACTGTTTATGCAGAGAGCAAGTCAAATCCCCAAAGCTTCTCCCATTGGATCAGATGTTGGTTTACAAGCCAACCTGCTAAAATGCACTGGTCTCCATCTCCAGCTGATTGGAgacagactggagagagagaccacgGCTGCTGTGACTGGTAGAGATGGTGAGAGATGTCATATTGATGGTGGACATCGTGAGGGAGGCTCTGTAACACACAGAGAGTCTAGAGACCCGGATGCTTCTTCTACTGACAAGACTTTGTATTCGGACAATAAAGACAATGGTGCTGACAGCTTCGTTGACTCTGACTGCACCGTGGTCTCTGAGCTGGACCAAGCGGAGACAAAGAACAATGATCTGGGACAAGTTGAAAAGGAGGAGGTGGCAAAAGCTCATGTTCAACTTGATTCAGAAGCGACAATTGTTTCCATCCAAGATCAAGTGAGAGAAGTAGAAAACCAAACCCCCGGGGCTGAAGTTGAGACTTTAGATACATTAATAGATTACTCTGAGGCGTGTGAGATTAATGGTAATGGATATACTACTACTGTAATGGAAGACTCCACTAGCCTGTTACCCGCTTTAGATAGCTGCCAAGCTAAAGACGGTGTGAAGGAAGATGAACCAGAGATGAACACTATGCAAAGTGATACGGGCAGCGCCAAACGGCACAACAGCTGTAGTCAACACAAGAGGAAAGCCAAGAGCAGTAGAGCCAGACCTGGCAAGAGGCAGGCCAAGCTGTTGTTGAAACCAAAGCCAAAGCCAAACCCTTGGGCATCGCAAAACATCAGTACTAGTTACACAACAGGTGGTGCTGATACCTCGTCTAGTTCAG TAGGTCCCATGCCTGACACAAAGATTCCCTTGAGGAATCTCCACAAGAGAAACGGTATGGGAGAGAGCCACCTTCACCTGGCATGCAAGAAAGGAGACCTGGCTCTAGTGAGAGGCCTTCTGGAAGCAGGCCTAAATGTCAATCAGATAGATCACGCAG gcTGGACGGCGCTGCATGAGGCCAGTGCTGCAGGCTCCGAGGCTGTGGTCAAGGAGCTACTGCAGGCTGGGGCTGATGTTACCAGTAGAGGTCTGGAGGGCCTCGCTCCTCTACATGATGCTGCTGCCTCAGGACACTACAAG GTAGCGCAGCTCCTTCTCCAGTATGGCGCAAACCCCCGAGACAAAAACGCTCTGGGCCAGACCGCTGTAGACCTAGCCTGCCACGACGACATCAAACAACTCCTCTCCACATTCCCAGGCCCTTTTGTCCAAC GAAGTTCTGCGCCCTCTGAGAGGCCCTCTGAGCGTTGTGGTGTCTCTAGGTCTGGGTCTGAGGGTCGCAGCAGAAGGAAGCCAGTTGTCCCAGCCCGTCTCTGCTGTGAAGGCGACTGGGAAAGGCACAAAGCCAGACACACAGGTGTCAGGGATACAGACAGAGACGGACAGCCAGGAGACGGAGAACCAGACAGGCAGCCTGGTGACATTCAGCCCAGACAGAAAGACAGCACCACTGAGACA CTGTATCCCTCTGAAGCTATAACTACGGCTCTGGAGGATGTGGAGCGAAAACAAGAGGAAATGTCAACCTGGAAATTAAATAAGTCAGAGGATGCAG ACAAATTGACGATGGCGCTATCAGAGATCCAGAGTGTTTTGAATGTCGTGCTGGAGAAGCAGCAGGCAGAGAAAGATTACCTCACCAAGAAGTACAG GATAGCGTCAGACTCGTTCCGGCAGGGAGTGCTGCGTGGTCAGCTGACCTCGTTGGCGTCGCGTCAGAAGAGGCTGCTGGGTATCCTCCAGAAGCAAAGCGACTTCAAGCTCCAGCTCCGCACCCGGAGGGGCCCGACCCTGACTCAGCACCCCAAGACACAGCACTCCCAGGCGGGGAGAGATCAGAACATCTCCCCCTTATCAACCACCACTTCTAGCCATGCTCCCTCAGAAAGGAGCCTCGCAGGCAGCCAGGAGGGGAGCCACGCTTCCCACTTgttcagctctactggtagtcACGACAACCGAGACAAACAAGAAGGTAGTAGCCAGACATCTCAGGTAGCGCCGCCTCGAACACAACCTCCAACACGATCCGCTATCATGGAAACACTCCCTTGGATCGCCACCACGCCTACCCCTCAGCACACCACCAGGTATTTCCTGGTACCAATGCCCGTGGCTCCTCCCTCATCGTCTCTGGCTCCACCCACCAGCACCACTCAGATCAGTAAGGACATTCCAACACAACACCGGGatgacaataacaacaaaaacaacactacCTTTCCATCACAACAAGGAAACAGAAACAGCAAACCACAACATGGAAACATGCCTGACATGGGAAGCAAGGTGTTACAACAAGGGCCGGCCAGTGATGGAGAAGAGAACAGGAAGTTGATCAGGCTCATCAAGAGAGGGATCATCACACCAGGAGAGGATGTACTACAGCTGATGTGGAGG GGCTGTGTCCACCAGGCGTCTCTGCTCCTAGAAGGCTGGATCAGAGACAGCGTCACGGGCAAAGAGTTCCAGGCCCCAGAGCTCTGGGTTGCAGCTATCCTGGGAAACAACATCCCTGTTTCCTCAGCCTACGCCTGGGACAAg